The Enterobacter asburiae genomic sequence TACTGGCCATGACCGTCAGTCCGGATCTGGCATTTGTCGACGGCGTGAAGCTGCAGCGCGTAAAACTGCTGCTGATGCTGGTGACGGCGTTAACGATTGGTGTCGCAATGAAGTTTGTCGGCGCGCTGATTATTACGTCGCTGCTGATCATCCCTGCCGCCACGGCGCGTCGTTTTGCCCGTACGCCGGAGCAGATGGCCGGCGTAGCCGTGATTATCGGAATGATTGCGGTAACGGGTGGGTTAACATTCTCGGCGTTCTATGACACGCCAGCGGGGCCGTCAGTGGTGCTCAGTGCGGCGGTGCTGTTTATCTTCAGTATGATGAAAAAGACCGCGAATTAACATGGAGGGCGCTGATGCCCTCACCCTGTCCCTCTCCCTCATGGAGAGGGAACACAACATTACGGCATTGCCGGTGGCGTAATGCCGAAATGATTCCACGCCCGCACCGTTGCCATACGTCCACGCGGGGTACGCTGCAGGAAGCCCTGCTGGATCAGATACGGCTCCAGCACATCTTCAATCGTCTCACGCTCTTCCCCAATAGCCGCAGCCAGGTTATCCAGCCCGACCGGACCGCCAAAGAACTTATCCAGCACCGCCAGCAGCAGTTTACGGTCCATATAATCAAAGCCTTCGGCATCGACGTTCAGCATATCCAGCGCCTGAGCGGCGATCTCAACGGAAATCGTGCCATCGTGCTTCACTTCGGCGAAGTCACGCACGCGGCGCAGCAGGCGGTTGGCGATACGCGGCGTACCGCGGGAACGCTTCGCCACTTCAAACGCGCCCTCTTCGCTCATTTCCAGCCCCATATAGCGGGCGCTACGGCCAACGATGTGCTGGAGGTCCGCGACCTGGTAAAACTCGAGACGCTGCACGATGCCGAAACGATCGCGCAGCGGAGAGGTCAACGAGCCGGCGCGAGTGGTGGCGCCAATCAGGGTAAACGGCGGCAGATCGATTTTGATAGAGCGCGCGGCCGGGCCTTCACCGATCATGATATCCAGCTGGTAATCTTCCATCGCCGGATAGAGCACTTCCTCCACCACCGGGGACAGGCGGTGGATCTCATCGATAAACAGCACGTCATGCGGTTCGAGGTTAGTCAGCATCGCCGCGAGATCGCCCGCCTTCTCCAGCACAGGGCCGGAGGTGGTGCGCAGGTTGACGCCCATCTCATTGGCAACGATATTCGCCAGCGTGGTTTTGCCTAAACCGGGAGGGCCAAAAATCAGCAGGTGATCGAGCGCATCGCCGCGCAGCTTTGCCGCCTGGATGAAAATCTCCATCTGGGAACGAACCTGCGGCTGGCCGATATACTCATCAAGCAGTTTTGGGCGGATCGCGCGATCCACCACGTCATCTGCCTGAATTGTGCCTGCCGATACCAGGCGGTCTGCTTCAATCATCCTTTACCTCACAATGCAGCGCGCAGCGCTTCGCGAATCAGGGTTTCACTGCTGGCGTCCGGTTTGGCAATTTTGCTCACCATACGGCTGGCCTCCTGAGGTTTATAGCCCAGCGCCACCAGCGCGGCAACCGCTTCCTGCTCGGCGTCATCATCCGTCGCAGGGCCGCCAGGAGAGGTCAGTACCAAATCGGCAGCCGGAGTGAACAGATCGCCATGCAGACCTTTAAAGCGGTCTTTCATTTCGACAATCAGGCGCTCGGCGGTTTTCTTACCAATGCCCGGGAGCTTAATCAGCGCCGCAGGATCTTCGCGCTCAACGGCATTCACAAACTGTGGTGCCGACATGCCGGACAAAATCGCCAGCGCCAGCTTCGGCCCAACGCCGTTGGTTTTAATCAGCTCGCGGAACAGGGTCCGTTCCTGCTTGTTATTGAAGCCGTAGAGCAGCTGGGCATCTTCACGCACCACAAACTGGGTAAAGACAATCGCCTCTTTGCCCGCGTCCGGCAGCTCGTAGAAGCACGTCATCGGCATATGGACTTCATAGCCCACGCCACCCACTTCCAGCAGCACTAACGGGGGTTGTTTTTCAATGATGATGCCTCTGAGTCTGCCTATCACGTGACGCTCCTGCGTTCTGGGAGAAATTAACTGCCGACATAATAAAAAAAGGCTGGATGTTTATCCAGCCTGATTTCTGATTATCGTAACCTGCCTCGCGCCAGATTGAGCCGCGACTCGCTCATTTGCATCGCATTCTGGCTGACGTGACAGTGGGTAATCGCAATCGCCAGCGCATCCGCGGCGTCGGCCTGCGGGTTCGCGGGAAGCTTCAGCAGGGTACGCACCATATGCTGCACCTGACTTTTCTCCGCGCTACCAATGCCCACTACCGTCTGCTTGACCTGACGTGCAGCGTATTCGAATACCGGCAAATCCTGGTTCACGGCAGCGACGATGGCGACACCGCGCGCCTGACCGAGCTTTAGCGCTGAATCGGCGTTTTTCGCCATAAAGACCTGCTCAATGGCGAAATAGTCCGGCTGAAACTGGGTGATGATCTCCGACACGCCCGCATAAATGAGCTTCAGGCGCGAAGGAAGATCGTCCACTTTGGTGCGAATACAGCCGCTGCCCAGGTAGGTTAACTGGCGTCCCACCTGACGGATAACGCCATAACCGGTAACGCGTGAGCCTGGGTCAATCCCGAGAATAATCGACATCACGCGTCTCCCGTAAACGGTTTACAGGCTCTCATCAGAGAGTCGCTGCAACCTCATCAGAGATTTCACCGTTGTGGTACACTTCCTGCACGTCGTCGCAGTCTTCGAGCATGTCGATCAGACGCAGCAGTTTCGGTGCCGTTTCAGCATCCATGTCCGCTTTGGTGGACGGGATCATGGACACTTCAGCGTTGTCCGCTTTCAGGCCAGCCGCTTCCAGCGCGTCGCGCACGGCACCCATCTCTTCCCACGCGGTATAAACGTCGATAGCGCCGTCATCGAAGGTCACTACGTCTTCCGCACCGGCTTCCAGCGCCGCTTCCATGATCGCATCTTCGTCGCCTTTCTCGAAGGAGATGACGCCTTTTTTGCTGAACAGG encodes the following:
- the ruvB gene encoding Holliday junction branch migration DNA helicase RuvB gives rise to the protein MIEADRLVSAGTIQADDVVDRAIRPKLLDEYIGQPQVRSQMEIFIQAAKLRGDALDHLLIFGPPGLGKTTLANIVANEMGVNLRTTSGPVLEKAGDLAAMLTNLEPHDVLFIDEIHRLSPVVEEVLYPAMEDYQLDIMIGEGPAARSIKIDLPPFTLIGATTRAGSLTSPLRDRFGIVQRLEFYQVADLQHIVGRSARYMGLEMSEEGAFEVAKRSRGTPRIANRLLRRVRDFAEVKHDGTISVEIAAQALDMLNVDAEGFDYMDRKLLLAVLDKFFGGPVGLDNLAAAIGEERETIEDVLEPYLIQQGFLQRTPRGRMATVRAWNHFGITPPAMP
- the ruvA gene encoding Holliday junction branch migration protein RuvA; translation: MIGRLRGIIIEKQPPLVLLEVGGVGYEVHMPMTCFYELPDAGKEAIVFTQFVVREDAQLLYGFNNKQERTLFRELIKTNGVGPKLALAILSGMSAPQFVNAVEREDPAALIKLPGIGKKTAERLIVEMKDRFKGLHGDLFTPAADLVLTSPGGPATDDDAEQEAVAALVALGYKPQEASRMVSKIAKPDASSETLIREALRAAL
- the ruvC gene encoding crossover junction endodeoxyribonuclease RuvC; translation: MSIILGIDPGSRVTGYGVIRQVGRQLTYLGSGCIRTKVDDLPSRLKLIYAGVSEIITQFQPDYFAIEQVFMAKNADSALKLGQARGVAIVAAVNQDLPVFEYAARQVKQTVVGIGSAEKSQVQHMVRTLLKLPANPQADAADALAIAITHCHVSQNAMQMSESRLNLARGRLR